A genomic region of Pseudoxanthomonas suwonensis contains the following coding sequences:
- a CDS encoding chemotaxis protein CheA, which translates to MSMDLQRFHATYFEESREGLDAMEAGLLALEGGSLDPEVVNSVFRAAHSIKGGAATFGFDKMASLTHVLETLLDEIRAGKRALAASALDAMLGSVDVLRALLAEAEQGKPADPAAVAAVHARLEQELGGSGESKAAAAAGPEPEGWNIAFAPAPSLFMSGNDPLRILRELEHLGTLEVDARFERLPTFAQLDPLEACIAWDLGLRGKVPRSAIDDVFAWVVDDCELDIQPQPAAAAAAVATAPVVAATPAAAQAAVPVAGQPAAEAESSIRVSVDKVDALINLVGELVITQAMLKQVSGGLDPGLAERLTAGLELLERNTRDLQEAVIGVRMLPVDAVFRRFPRLVRDLSARLGKQVRLRTVGEGTELDKGLIEKIADPLVHLVRNSIDHGLEAPEARRAAGKDETGTITLAASHQGGHIVIEVADDGRGLNRDKILAKAAERGLAIPDNPSDAQVWDLIFQPGFSTADQVTDLSGRGVGMDVVRRNIQALGGEVQLESGEGRGTRVVIRLPLTLAILDGMVVSTGGEILILPLNHVLEALQPQAEDIRTVAGDGRVLRVRGEYLPLLSLAGHYAFGAGGRESLVVVVEGDGQKLALQVEELVGQQQVVVKNLERNYRRVPGISGATILGDGRVALIVDVGGLVRLRQQLPQAA; encoded by the coding sequence ATGAGCATGGACCTGCAACGCTTCCACGCCACCTACTTCGAGGAAAGCCGCGAAGGCCTGGACGCGATGGAGGCCGGCCTGCTGGCGCTCGAGGGCGGCAGCCTGGATCCGGAGGTGGTCAACTCGGTGTTCCGTGCCGCGCATTCGATCAAGGGCGGCGCGGCCACGTTCGGCTTCGACAAGATGGCGTCGCTGACCCACGTGCTGGAGACGTTGCTGGACGAGATCCGCGCCGGCAAGCGCGCCCTGGCCGCCAGCGCGCTCGACGCGATGCTCGGCTCGGTCGACGTACTGCGCGCGCTGCTGGCCGAGGCCGAACAGGGCAAGCCGGCAGACCCGGCCGCGGTGGCCGCGGTGCACGCCCGGCTGGAGCAGGAACTGGGTGGCAGCGGCGAGAGCAAGGCCGCCGCGGCCGCCGGGCCGGAGCCGGAAGGCTGGAACATCGCCTTCGCCCCGGCGCCGTCGCTGTTCATGAGCGGCAACGACCCGCTGCGGATCCTGCGCGAGCTCGAGCATTTGGGCACGCTGGAGGTGGACGCGCGGTTCGAGCGCCTGCCCACCTTCGCCCAGCTCGACCCGCTGGAAGCCTGCATCGCCTGGGACCTGGGCCTGCGCGGCAAGGTCCCGCGCAGCGCGATCGACGACGTGTTCGCCTGGGTGGTGGACGACTGCGAGCTGGACATCCAGCCGCAACCGGCCGCTGCGGCCGCCGCGGTTGCCACCGCGCCGGTCGTGGCGGCCACTCCCGCCGCCGCCCAGGCTGCGGTTCCCGTGGCCGGCCAGCCCGCCGCCGAGGCCGAAAGCTCGATCCGGGTCAGCGTCGACAAGGTCGACGCGCTGATCAACCTGGTCGGCGAGTTGGTCATCACCCAGGCCATGCTCAAGCAGGTCAGCGGCGGCTTGGATCCCGGCCTGGCCGAGCGCCTGACCGCCGGCCTGGAACTGCTCGAGCGCAATACCCGCGACCTGCAGGAAGCGGTGATCGGCGTGCGCATGCTGCCGGTGGACGCGGTGTTCCGCCGTTTCCCTCGCCTGGTCCGCGACCTGTCCGCGCGCCTGGGCAAGCAGGTCCGCCTGCGCACCGTCGGCGAAGGCACCGAGCTGGACAAGGGCCTGATCGAGAAGATCGCCGATCCGCTGGTGCACCTGGTCCGCAATTCGATCGACCACGGTCTGGAAGCCCCGGAGGCGCGCCGCGCCGCGGGCAAGGACGAGACCGGCACGATCACCCTGGCCGCCTCGCACCAGGGCGGGCACATCGTCATCGAAGTGGCCGACGACGGCCGCGGCCTGAACCGCGACAAGATCCTGGCCAAGGCCGCCGAGCGCGGCCTGGCGATCCCGGACAACCCGAGCGACGCGCAGGTCTGGGACCTGATCTTCCAGCCCGGCTTCTCCACCGCCGACCAGGTCACGGACCTGTCCGGCCGTGGCGTGGGCATGGACGTGGTGCGCAGGAACATCCAGGCGCTGGGCGGCGAAGTGCAGCTGGAAAGCGGCGAAGGCCGCGGCACCCGGGTGGTCATCCGCCTGCCGCTGACCCTGGCCATCCTCGACGGCATGGTCGTGTCCACCGGCGGCGAGATCCTGATCCTGCCGCTGAACCACGTGCTTGAGGCGCTGCAGCCGCAGGCCGAGGACATCCGCACGGTCGCCGGCGACGGCCGGGTGCTGCGCGTGCGTGGCGAGTACCTGCCGCTGCTGTCGCTGGCCGGCCACTACGCCTTCGGCGCCGGCGGCCGCGAATCGCTGGTGGTGGTGGTCGAGGGCGACGGCCAGAAGCTGGCGCTGCAGGTCGAGGAACTGGTCGGCCAGCAGCAGGTCGTGGTCAAGAACCTGGAGCGCAACTACCGGCGCGTGCCGGGCATCTCCGGCGCGACCATCCTCGGCGATGGCCGCGTCGCGCTGATCGTGGATGTCGGCGGGCTGGTGCGCCTGCGCCAGCAGCTGCCGCAGGCAGCCTGA
- a CDS encoding response regulator encodes MSARILVVDDSASMRQMVSFALTTAGFAVEEAEDGQVALGRAQGQRFNAVVTDVNMPNMDGISLIRALRGLPDYKFTPMLMLTTESAADKKAEGRAAGATGWLVKPFNPEQLVATVQKVLG; translated from the coding sequence ATGAGCGCACGCATTCTGGTAGTGGACGATTCGGCCTCGATGCGCCAGATGGTCTCTTTCGCCCTGACCACCGCCGGCTTCGCTGTCGAGGAAGCCGAGGACGGCCAGGTCGCGCTGGGCCGCGCCCAGGGCCAGCGCTTCAACGCGGTGGTCACCGACGTGAACATGCCGAACATGGACGGCATCTCGCTGATCCGCGCCCTGCGCGGCCTGCCCGACTACAAGTTCACGCCGATGCTGATGCTGACCACCGAGTCGGCCGCCGACAAGAAGGCCGAAGGCAGGGCCGCCGGCGCCACCGGCTGGCTGGTCAAGCCGTTCAACCCCGAGCAGCTGGTCGCCACCGTCCAGAAAGTCCTCGGCTGA
- a CDS encoding STAS domain-containing protein has protein sequence MSTVSLGEDLGIEASADLKQRLSAHLEDPSVSLDGGAVRRVHTAAMQVLCAFFRSRGEHGLRTELTACSDALRDAARLLGLGAQLGLPGNEQDKNQPVENAA, from the coding sequence ATGAGTACCGTGTCCCTAGGCGAGGACCTCGGCATCGAGGCCAGCGCCGACCTCAAGCAGCGCCTGTCGGCGCACCTGGAAGACCCGTCGGTGTCACTCGACGGCGGTGCGGTCCGCCGCGTGCACACCGCGGCGATGCAGGTGCTGTGCGCCTTCTTCCGCAGCCGCGGCGAGCACGGCCTCCGCACCGAACTGACCGCCTGCAGCGACGCGCTGCGCGACGCGGCGCGGCTGCTGGGCCTGGGCGCGCAGCTGGGCCTGCCGGGCAACGAACAAGACAAGAACCAACCCGTGGAGAACGCCGCATGA